One Miscanthus floridulus cultivar M001 chromosome 11, ASM1932011v1, whole genome shotgun sequence DNA window includes the following coding sequences:
- the LOC136493647 gene encoding mitochondrial inner membrane protease ATP23-like, which yields MAEGNGGSGSGAAAGVRVGAESSEPKRASLRAMPHEECVEGIRSALKNPTVRFLRERMEKAGCQVWPRLIQAATCSSAGGYASGHGIKVCCNHMAFQDQITQVLIHELIHAYDDCVAKNLDWKNCAHHACSEIRANHLSGDCHYKRELLRGFMKIRGHEQDCVKRRALVSLKNNPYCSETASKDAIEAVWDICYNDTRPFDRAP from the exons ATGGCGGAGGGgaacggcggcagcggcagcggcgccgcGGCGGGCGTCCGCGTCGGGGCCGAGTCCTCCGAGCCGAAGCGCGCCTCCCTCCGCGCCATGCCGCACGAAGAATGCGTCGAGGGCATCCGCTCCGCGCTCAAAA ATCCGACGGTGCGGTTCCTGAGGGAGCGGATGGAGAAGGCCGGATGCCAGGTGTGGCCGCGCCTCATCCAGGCGGCAACCTGCTCCAGTGCCGGCGGCTACGCCAGCGGGCATGGG ATAAAAGTTTGCTGCAATCACATGGCTTTTCAAGATCAGATTACCCAGGTCCTTATTCATGAACTGATACACGCTTATGACGACTGTGTTGCCAAAAATCTGGACTGGAAGAATTGTGCTCACCATGCTTGCTCTGAG ATTCGAGCCAATCACCTTAGTGGTGATTGCCATTACAAACGTGAATTGTTGCGTGGTTTCATGAAGATAAGGGGTCATGAACAA GACTGTGTCAAAAGGCGGGCTCTGGTGTCTCTGAAAAACAACCCATACTGCTCAGAGACTGCTTCAAAAGATGCAATTGAAGCTGTATGGGATATATGCTACAATGACACACGCCCATTTGATAGAGCTCCATGA
- the LOC136493397 gene encoding protein STICHEL-like 2 has protein sequence MMDMRRHSVSVDVPLSRTLVQLKRVRSLRDPATNSMSKYASPSDHMIWETASSNGVTLELGRSAHHHLVEEDEDVGAEPTMGSERSFRGPNARTASYRKSSAVRIRGLNPPRNKQVHRVRQDGHRKSLDSNHSNHSSIRQLSNNMVNNVDADKEEEEVNSYERPKFAMPDKADEEVKMPDYSKFRSKSSAAMSRVGSPCMSASEVRSVGSRRSTLGHGTEDTRLRSNDVVGSNFSGCGISYCWSGASKYRELYSDSDGPDQPLLSTDGTEAAFQGNVPYTETPRCLSQKFRPRSFSELIGLNVVAQSLLYSSCKGKVAPMYLFHGPRGTGKTSTARIFAAALNCVSLEEQRPCGFCKECVILFSGKSRDVKELDAAKMDRLGRVKALLKSASLVPYSSRFKVFIIDECHLLQEDAWSAILKSLDEPYRHTVYIMITSDIESLPRTSITHCQKFHFPKIKVADIVYRLEKICIEEGLEFDHDGLYFIAAKSNGSLRDSEIMLDQLSLLGKITISLVHELVGSVSDDELIELLDLALSSDTTNTVRRARELMGSAIDPLQLVSQLANLIMDILSGRCQSALTEVSKSFLGRYALSEVGIKKLRHALKILSETEKQLRTSRNQATWVTVALLQFSTNEPNLAAEPNDMHAHSVTGYTDDWVSKVHSSANFCQACNSSKSNCSERHCRRLKLENIWRRAIGKCRSRSAKSFLRKEGFLSSVHVTEELAIAEVGFGHPDHLSRAEKMQSLIECSLQHVLGCNVEIRFKLVQCPVRKDARLKRQSFSFLNCSGRKQELSDSVVTDEDEAVRPGARETPLKGYTSSQQESPYTMQRVDSKPTVHGCEDDARSTLTSNRSMTDDLTRTCRSETNYSKGISEQGHFDSIQEPDLQPNCFSRTLKPNCFSRTLKLQKKLLSSGAAHTICLRIQPHNKMDFLPKKEFDTYFCAYEPYEQCSRSNSRATYSSRDDDLWSKNSRFGSNLLCWRAPKQSM, from the exons ATGATGGACATGAGGCGTCACTCTGTGTCTGTGGATGTCCCACTGTCAAGAACCTTGGTGCAGCTCAAGCGAGTGAGATCGCTGCGGGATCCAGCGACAAACTCGATGAGCAAGTACGCATCTCCTTCTGATCACATGATCTGGGAGACTGCTTCTAGCAATGGGGTGACTCTGGAGCTTGGCAGGTCAGCGCATCATCATCTGGTTGAAGAAGACGAAGATGTGGGAGCTGAGCCTACAATGGGGTCAGAGCGGAGTTTTCGGGGACCAAATGCAAGGACTGCATCATATAGGAAATCTTCTGCTGTCAGGATCAGAGGCTTGAACCCACCGAGAAACAAGCAGGTTCATCGTGTCCGCCAAGATGGTCACCGCAAGTCATTGGATTCTAACCACTCAAATCATAGTTCTATCCGTCAGTTGTCAAACAATATGGTCAACAATGTGGATGCagataaggaagaggaggaagtgaATTCTTATGAAAGACCAAAATTTGCAATGCCAGATAAGGCTGATGAAGAAGTGAAAATGCCAGACTACTCCAAATTCAGGAGCAAGTCTTCTGCTGCAATGAGCCGTGTTGGGAGCCCCTGTATGTCAGCCAGTGAGGTACGCTCCgttgggtcaagaagaagcactTTAGGGCATGGAACTGAGGATACACGATTGAGGTCAAATGATGTCGTGGGATCGAATTTTAGTGGCTGTGGTATAAGCTACTGCTGGTCAGGAGCGTCAAAGTACCGAGAACTTTATTCTGATAGTGATGGTCCAGATCAACCTCTCTTGTCTACAGATGGGACTGAGGCAGCATTCCAAGGCAATGTACCATACACTGAGACACCGAGGTGTTTAAGCCAGAAATTCCGCCCTCGTTCTTTCAGTGAATTGATTGGCCTAAATGTTGTTGCCCAGTCCCTCTTATATTCCTCTTGCAAAGGAAAAGTTGCTCCAATGTACTTGTTTCATGGCCCCCGGGGTACAGGCAAGACATCCACGGCAAGGATTTTTGCCGCGGCACTAAATTGTGTATCTCTTGAAGAGCAAAGGCCATGTGGGTTCTGTAAAGAGTGTGTCATTCTTTTCTCTGGGAAGAGTAGAGATGTGAAAGAACTTGATGCGGCGAAAATGGATCGTTTAGGTCGAGTAAAGGCACTTCTCAAGAGTGCATCTCTCGTTCCATATTCTTCGCgcttcaaggttttcataatagaTGAATGCCATCTCTTGCAAGAAGATGCATGGTCAGCAATTCTGAAGAGTCTTGACGAGCCATACCGGCATACAGTATACATTATGATTACTTCTGACATAGAAAGCCTGCCTCGCACTTCCATCACACATTGCCAGAAGTTCCATTTTCCGAAGATAAAGGTGGCGGATATTGTATACAGGTTGGAGAAAATCTGTATAGAGGAAGGATTGGAATTTGACCATGATGGGTTGTACTTCATTGCTGCAAAGTCTAATGGTTCTCTTAGAGATTCAGAAATAATGCTTGATCAACTCAGTTTGCTTGGGAAGATCACAATTTCTCTTGTGCATGAACTT GTAGGATCTGTGTCTGATGACGAGTTGATTGAATTGCTTGACCTAGCATTGTCATCCGACACAACCAATACTGTAAGACGAGCTCGAGAACTTATGGGGTCAGCAATTGATCCTCTGCAGCTGGTGTCTCAGTTGGCCAACCTTATTATGGACATTCTCTCAGGGCGATGTCAATCTGCACTTACTGAAGTCAGCAAAAGTTTCTTGGGTAGATATGCAT TATCAGAGGTTGGAATAAAGAAATTAAGACATGCACTGAAGATACTATCAGAAACTGAAAAACAATTGAGGACATCAAGGAATCAGGCTACTTGGGTTACAGTTGCGCTTTTGCAGTTTAGCACCAATGAACCTAACCTTGCTGCTGAACCTAATGATATGCATGCACATTCAGTAACTGGATATACAG ATGACTGGGTTTCCAAGGTGCACTCAAGTGCCAATTTTTGTCAGGCATGTAACAGCAGCAAGTCCAACTGTTCTGAGAGACACTGTAGGCGGCTTAAGCTTGAGAACATATGGAGGAGAGCCATTGGAAAGTGTCGATCAAGGTCAGCCAAAAGTTTCCTCAGGAAAGAAGGCTTCTTATCATCGGTTCACGTTACTGAAG AGCTGGCCATAGCAGAAGTTGGTTTTGGACACCCAGATCACCTATCAAGAGCAGAGAAAATGCAAAGCCTAATAGAATGCTCTTTACAACATGTTCTTGGGTGCAATGTGGAGATCAGATTCAAACTTGTACAGTGTCCGGTGAGAAAAGATGCTAGGTTGAAGAGACAGTCGTTCAGTTTTCTCAACTGCTCTGGCCGGAAGCAAGAGCTGTCAGATTCAGTTGTGACTGATGAAGATGAAGCTGTGAGGCCTGGGGCAAGGGAGACACCGCTTAAAGGCTACACCTCTAGTCAGCAGGAATCACCATATACCATGCAACGTGTTGATTCAAAACCAACAGTCCATGGTTGTGAGGATGATGCTCGGAGTACCTTGACATCAAACAGATCCATGACAGATGACCTGACAAGGACATGCAGGTCGGAGACTAACTACTCAAAGGGTATAAGTGAGCAGGGCCACTTTGATAGCATCCAGGAGCCTGACCTACAGCCGAATTGCTTCTCACGAACACTCAAGCCGAATTGCTTCTCACGAACACTCAAGCTTCAAAAGAAGCTATTGTCTTCTGGCGCAGCACACACAATCTGTTTGAGGATCCAGCCACATAACAAGATGGACTTCCTTCCTAAGAAAGAATTCGATACATACTTCTGTGCGTACGAACCTTATGAGCAGTGTTCAAGATCAAATTCAAGAGCTACTTACAGTTCAAGAGATGATGATTT GTGGAGCAAGAATTCACGCTTTGGTTCGAATCTACTCTGCTGGAGGGCCCCAAAACAATCCATGTAA